The following nucleotide sequence is from Schistocerca serialis cubense isolate TAMUIC-IGC-003099 chromosome 4, iqSchSeri2.2, whole genome shotgun sequence.
CAGCGCACACAGGACGTGCGTAACGCCGCGCGCTTCGTGCGTCAGCCGTCCGCGAAGCGACCGACACACGTGTGCCGGCGCAACCTGTCCTGTTCCGAGAAGAGCGCGGAGGAAGGAGGCGCAGCTGACTGGCCCCTCGCGACGGAGCGACTCGCAAACCGACAGCATACTAggctggggaggggggcgggggagctaGAATCATGTACACGAACCTAAATCATGTGCAATAGCGTCAAATAAACACATCACTAGAGGCCGTAGCTATGTCATACAAATTGTTGGTGACGGTACACCAGTAGTCAGCCACAAACTGGTTTCGAACTGTAAACCAACGGAACAAGTGCTTGATGAGGACACGCTAGTCGACTGATAATGAAGTGCATCAGTTCGAAACCAGTGACGGTACTTTTTCAGTTAAGCGTACCAAAACCTATTTGTAGCTGGTTGCTGTTCTACGCTATCGACACTGTCTGTAGAGTCGTGATAGTTGAGGTCACTACCTTTCATTTCCGTCGCAGCAGTGTTAAGTTCACGAGAGCGATTGTCAAAATGAATATGATATTTCCAAAATCAGAACTATCGAAGTAAATAACTTTCAATAAAGCCACTTATCTCGATTAAACTTCAGGTTGTCTCCTTTGATGGCTCTACGATAAACGCTAAGTTCACCAGAGCGACTCGTCAGAATGTACAGATTTCCAGAAACGTAACTGCTTACATAAATTACTGATAAGAAGCTCTGAGTGAATTTAACAGTAATATGCGTAAAAGTAGCCTAGTCGTTAATGCATGCCGTAAGCAGCAAAGAATAGTAGGTTTATGATCGAAATGCGCAAACAGGAAgcactgacaaaactgttaataCAAACCATCTATACTACACTGTACTACATAGTGTCATTAAGTTTATATCTTGTTCGAAATTTCGTTCCCTCaagaacatacaaaatttattcaCTGGATAATAGTGACAGCACAATTTACGAGTGGGTCATGGGCAAAGTTGGAAATAACTATCTGACAGCTTTAGACACTTCGAAGACAAAACACGTCACACAAACGACATTTTAAGTTATACAACCACTCAACGATGATAAAAACGAAATTGGAATTGAATCGGAAGATACGGGAGAAGCAAGGAGGGAGAAGCAGTTGCTGCCAAAGTGATACACGAAATATTTCGTTAGCGAAACTATCGAGTACAAAATGTGAATTTACAGTTTATGGCAAATCTGCAGAGTACAATGCGTACGTGTGGTCTGCAACACCAGATGTAGCGACAATACAGTCTTGTCGCAATGACATAACAATTAACGATGAAGAAAACACTGGTAAAAATTCAGACATTTGGAAAGGAATTACGTGAGCAAAAAGTCAAGAAGTAGTTGGTGTGTATAGGGCAGACGAACTCACATATTTGAAGAGTATACCAAGAAATACGACATGGTGAATTTTGATAACAAtgagaatctgaaacaggacttgAGCCAGTAAAAAGTCAACGGAGTTGTGCGATATTACGATAGATTCACTGACAATATGAAAATGGAATAAGTGAGAACTAAAGCACAGAATTATAAGGATGGGGTAAAGGGGGCAGGAATGGAGCGAGAAAAGTGACGATAGGAGTGGAGCGAGTTTTGAGAACGCAAGACACCAACGGTCAGTGCATGGCCAAGGTACTCACCGAGCACAGCCGATCGTGGTCGCCGCCGAAGAACGCGGGTTCGTGCTCGCCGCAGGCAGGCGACGTCCTGTCCTCCGACAGAGCTTCGGCCGGCAGCTGGACGGCGGTTGTCTTGAGGGAAGCGTCGACGGCCTCCAGCGGCATCTCCAGGCAGTACTGCAGGTCGCAGATGTAGTCGATGACGCTCTGGATGACCTCCAGCTTGGTGAGGCGCCTGGCGCCCGGGCGCGCGGGCAGCAGGCGCCGCAGCTTGCTGAGGTACAGCTGCACCTCGCTGCTGCTGTCTCGCCGGTGGACGCGGCCGCCGACGGCGGGGGCCCTCTGCGGCGTGCACACGGCGGTCGATGCGGACTTCATCTTCCCGGCAACTGGCGAGCacttgctaacagacaagcgaacGGGCGAACTAGTGCGTAACGGACAGAGAGAGCGAAGCACACACGACAGCGTTTCCTTGCGGAATGTACCCCACCACGGCCGCGGCGCGGTATTTATGGGCCGACCTTCCGCCCCCCACCAAGGCACCCGGCTGGCGCCTTCCCTGCCGCACGTGAGGCCGCAGCCAATGAGGAGGGGGCATCCCCTCCACCGCGCCGCTTCTCACGGCTGCCCGCTCAGCAGCCGCCCCTCCACCGGGACACACGTATTCACAGGCCAGGTGTTCTGGATGCTGTCAAATTCCTAACCTTCCCACAGTCTCGCAGCCGCGCTGGACCTTCTAAAGAAGTGACGCTCCGCAgcaaggggaaaaaagggaagaagtacaGCAGGAGGTGGGAAAAAAATGCGTGCCGCGTAAGACCTGTACGGCGAAACGCGGGATTCCGAGCGGAGAAAAGCGCGCATGTGCAGCCAGGCCACTGCCTTTCTCACGCTGCGcccgacacacacacatacacacacacacacagatgcgcgCGGAGTGACATATGCTACGGTTACCATGCATGTCGCTCGCCTGGTGGCCAGATGTGAACCTACAGCTCTTGTCGTACACAGTTGGCGGCCCTCGACTGCTGTTAGCAGTTGTTTTTATCGGGTAGACGCCGAAAACACACTCCCCGATTACTAATGTCTACACAACTTACCGTCAAGAATGATTCAACAACTCCGGTGTTTCTTTTTGTCGTATGCGTACTGCAAACTAAGAATGTTTTTCACACGACACGTGGCTCCTCAACTGTCAAACAACCTCTGTGGACTTTTTCGTTATTGCGTTATGTTTTGAAGGCAATTAGTTTCTCCGGTCATTGCTAGCGTAGACTGCAGTAGGAAAAACTTTGAATTCCCAGCCACTATTCGTTTGGTCGACGTAAGCCGACTTTTATTATAAAACTTCGTACAAGTTGCATTCATAAAACTTCTGTTGTAACTACACTAGTATTGCATTCAGTGCCATAAGACAGAAGGAAAATATAAACTGCTGCTGCTCTGGATGACCTGTTCTAATATTCATATTCAAGAATATAATTATGGAAAAACGAATTTGCCTCGAGCAAACACGAATTATTCTTCTTTAACATCCAGGCATGTTTCACTGATG
It contains:
- the LOC126473563 gene encoding protein extra-macrochaetae-like encodes the protein MKSASTAVCTPQRAPAVGGRVHRRDSSSEVQLYLSKLRRLLPARPGARRLTKLEVIQSVIDYICDLQYCLEMPLEAVDASLKTTAVQLPAEALSEDRTSPACGEHEPAFFGGDHDRLCSAATEADELELEEEDLMMEEEDLEAEEDAEAESVAPAPSAPAPTPAPLEQQGLPAPY